One Bemisia tabaci chromosome 4, PGI_BMITA_v3 genomic window, TTCATATCTGGGACAAAAATTTAGTTATACTGATTAAAATCTAACTAGAACGTACGCGCTCGTTCACTGGATAGGCAATTTGCGATGCATAGAAAAATTGTAGCTTATTTGTATGAACTTCAATTTTATCACAGTGAGTTTCAAAAAAGGGTGCTCCTTCAATTGGCATACAAGCAACATTCTTTGCACTGCGATGCAGCGGCAATAATTTCTCCACGTGATCATAATGGATTGCGACATGTGCTTCTTGGGAGGCGGGCCAGTAAAAATAACTTCAGGCAAATAAATTACCGACAGTCTGACAACCGGTTCATCAGAGCATCTGGGGAAATTCGCGGGCCGGTAACGGTTGATCAatgtacagggtgattcaaaattCCCGCACAAACAGTATTTGCCATCACCCCTTTACTTTCAAGCAATTTGAGGTAAAGACTCCGAATCTTCTGAGTATTCCTAGGTCATTAAGGAAACGACTTttgagaccccccccccccccccccactttaaAAGGGTTCCAGCAAGAAACCTAGTTATTGGGGTGGTGCAAAAactttgaatcaccctgtatccTCAACCGCGGTTCTCAGTCGAACTTATACTAGGAGAAGCCACCCACCTGAGTTCTTCCTCAAGAGAGGCTCAAACTCTGTCACTTGGATGTATTTGaagatcaaaaggaactatatccattcttACATGAGCCTCCAGATCCATACAAATACATgcacgacagggctcatgtgacaATACGCATCATTCCTTTTGATTGACATACGTCCACTTCGGATGATGACGACCTTGATTTCGTCGGGAGTGGGGCGGAGGCATATCGCGAACTTCACAGTATTGCCAATTTGTAGGGACTTCAGCGGTTTCCCCATAAGGAATAACGTAAAGCAAGCGTATTTTACCTTATAAACGACAAAACTTAAGCCATCTAGGCAGATTTGTCTTTCAAGGCAGGAGTTCATGATGCGCCAAACAACAGTTGGTCTTAATAACAGCCACCGATGGCATGGTATGCACTCGCGGGTGTTGGACGAATTACTCTCGAAATAAATTGTTCATTGACCTCAGAACTTGTTTATTGACCGTAGGTGCCCACCCGGTAAAGTGCGTTCTCGAGCCGTTGGCTCACAATCCGTGATCTAAGTGGCTTGCCATCTCATAACAGAAAGgaacagtttaaaaacaaccaCCTAAAAGGATATTTTTACACTCTCTCAACAGTTGGCAAATTCTGTACTCCACGTGCGTGGTTCGAACTTGATTAGGTATGTTATTTTCGTGCGTGTGGGTATTCCCAGCTTTCCTATGTCTCAATTTCTTTTGTTGGTACTTCCTTACCTTTTTCATTTCCCTTTTCGACGACTATTTTATAGGTGAACGTCTATGAGTTTTCAGGTACGGCACGTTGCGTTGGTATATTGCGTTGAGTTCAGAATATCGGTTGCCAAAATCCAAGACCATGTATCAccatttgtgacgttgcaaacttcctgtcctcctttattttttcctcggaaaactagtcaacgtaacctcttgaaaacttccttgattctTCCTCTCTGacagcagaatattctatacGAATATCGAGCTATTAAGTTGGCTTGTTCTTCCTCGAGAAAATCGAATGAGAGTGGATTTAAAATACCGCATATCtttgcacttcagccatcgatatattgAAGAAGAATCGAATAGAAGAACATTTTATAAGTAATGGGGCAAAAGTTGGCTTGATGTTCTCTAGAGTATTATACAGCgctttacgtaaaaaattggaaatatcaGATTTTTCTAATCCATGAGTTGGTTTTTCGTTGTACCTTCACCTCAATTGCTATCTTGCCAGCCTCTACATATCGcaattaatatttcatttatacgggctcggaggacaaggcgcataagtgcagctcTTACtgtttcgagaaaaacgtgtttCAAGTTTCTAAATTATACGAGGCCttaaggcggaaagaaagttcaaactcacattcTTATGCTTAAAATAGGATTTTAccaatgaatttttcacagaatttattttacttgaaatcactaatatgtcaatttttctcgaaaactgcacgtatgcgcccTGTCCTTGAAGTCCCTCAATTAACATCAAATCAATCTAATCTTTATATATGtattattttgtttctgtgCGATAGAGAGTCACCGACATGTGGAACTCAGTCTTGGCGCTCGTTGCTTTCCTGAGCGTCTGCATTCCAGGGGATGCGTGGCGCGTGACCCTCCACGCGGATCCCAACTTCAAAGGTCACGCAGCCGAGGTGACCTCCGAGGGCTGCTCCAATATCCCTGGGGACATCAACGACCTCTCATCGTCCATCAGCGTCCACGGCAACTGCGTCCGGGTCTACGAGCACGGACTCTGCCAGGGCGAGATGCGGGAACTCTTCCCGGGAAGCGCCGGCCACCACGACCTCAACATCCTCAACTTCGATAACACTCTCAGCTCTATCGGCCCCTGTCCCAAGGGCTTCAAGGTCGATGGACTCCTGTCCCTGGTGCATTCAGGCGCCATTTGAACGCGCAACATCCATTAgtagatccagcaaattggcaacattgttttttctccatttgaacctgtggaaatgtatcgattcttggaggcaCCATGGGATCCGacaacaatcgattatttagcataagtttaaatggaggcaatccggtgttgccaaattgatggACCCGCCTCTCTTCATCGCAGAGTTTTATTGGGAGTGTATATCATCGCCCTCCCGACATAcaaaagtagcagtgatcgcgattagttgcgatttgatcagcGAAATTATCGAAATTTTATTGACGTTGATTTATTGTAATATTATAGGATAAACGTTTtagataaattgcgattttatcaattTGCGATATAATCGCGATTATATCAACGGTGAacaatcgcgatattatcgaacaaaaaatcgttatacactgagataaaattttgattctgtCAAACATAATATTATGGAGAGagaattgcgacaagatcgaggataatcgctcagatgtagATGAGCCTGGCGATTTGATCAccaaaaaatagcaaaaaaactCGCaaccaaaaatgtaaaaatatcgCAACTTTCCCGTTAAATAATGCTACTTAGGTCCTGACATAAGGGCTTAACTATAGCccctgcaatgaaccctgtcatcCATAAAATTcgatgcttttccgggctcatgtCAGTGTTCAGTCGCGCGCTTTTGTTAGCCGGCGGGAAGCATCTCTGACTGATTTTGCTTCTTCATGCGACGTTAGACTAATTTAAGCTAGGagtcttttttcagtgtaaaatattACAGCTTCAAAATGTATGCAGCTCCTCTCGAGCTTTTATTGCAAGCTCCAAACCGCCATTGTTCtcgttcatttttatttttttttactgattatatctttttatttttttccgttccATATAGTGTGTATACACTGCTCTACACTTTGATGTCAATAAATTAATTTACAGTTTTGTGAACTGAGGTCCCGTTGTTTGGAGACAGTCACAATTCAATGcgtaaaaaatgataaatttagCCATTTAGTAAAGCCTCTGTGGATGTTATTAACTTGAAGTTGTAAAATTTAGAAGCAAATAAAACAAGTCTTCCAGCCATTAATTTTAGAAATCACTCATATCAATATGTTAATCATAGAATAATCTGCAAAATATGCAACATACATATGATTTAAATacttgtattttctttttttaaaaaaaataataatggtgGAAATTATGCTTAAAAGCTTAAAGCAAAAATCTCATCTccatgagaaaaattgattccagGCTTGATAGTTGACTGGCTATAGAATGACACCCATTTGGCGAACATCTATTCGAGAGTTCAGAGTCGATCAGTCTAACGTTagtggaagaaaaatcaatttgctGCGTCTTTTGTACGCTACAGATTCACTTTGCAATGGGTTTTTAGACAAGAtatgaagaggggggggggggagcaatgAGCATGTTTCCATTATTTCCTCCTTAAAAGTTCACAAAGTAAACGGAACAAAGAACTGGGCCTTAATCGATAAATCCTTATCTTATCAGTGTTAGTTATCGATCGATTGCGTTCTATATAACGCTTCAACAACCCAGGTGCTGGCTAGAAAATACATTCGCGAGAATAGCCACGTCTTCATTTCTTGAGGGAGACGTAACGATCTCCTACAAGTGACAATGGTAGTATACTAAAATAATGAGGATGCATGTTTAACTCTTACCCATCTTGAAGACCAGCAAATCTGAAGCCCATTTGATAGCATATGTTCAAGCATGTTCGAGGCGAGTTTGTCTCGCGGAGGTCTGATCTAAAATTGGGTAAGGCTCGCTGTAGTTGACCGCTCTTGGTAGGTTCGTCCTCGAAACAACCAACGAGACGACCGGTAGCTGGACTATCTACACGatacaaaaataagaaaaatgaaggggttGAAAAAAGAGTGTATGCACTTGGAATATGACTAACCCGCACATGAGGCatatatttttcatgtttttagagGGCTTTCTTGAAACGTCAGCTAAAATGAATTAGTCTGTGTTAAAACTTAACATATCCAGGGTATCACAAAGTTTCCTGcgaaaaatgattaaattcaGAAAACCTCCTTCGCCCGTCTGGAGATTATATAAGTCCTAAAAATCGAACGTGTCTCTAAGAACAAATTTCTTCTTCCGAGTCATTTCcattcaaaaactgaaaatttccaaaatttagtTTGCTCGTATATTCTATGCAAGTGAGGCaagattgttaaaatttttatgaCTCTCTTAACACACTCTGGAGAACATCGAATGGCTTGCCGACATTcatttgatgtttaattttgacttgttaTGTAGGCttgtgaattttaaatttcgacgGATTTAAAAATCAGCTACTCCTGAATATTATATTCTTTgaataattaaaatgaatttagaCATTTTGAAAGAATCCAatcgaaatacgtggtttcagtTTAACGATCAAAATCATGGAAGATCAATGAAGCTATGAAAGTAAACTTACCtaaataaattttaacatttttacgcATATGTTAAGACGTTTGTGATAATGTGAAAAGAAACATTACCTGTGAGCCCTGTTGTATAAACATTAATTCGTCCTTTAGCACCACACTTTTTAGAGCTGTCAGCTTCGCAAGAGGTTGAGCATTCCTTGTCTTTCACTTTCTTCTTCAAATCAAGTTTAGAGTTGgtacaaaaacaatttttcctgagaaatggagaaaaatgtatcattttGAACAGCAAATTTGATAACTGTAGAGAACactagctaattttttttaccttgcgtTTTAGTCTCTCGATCTGACATTCAGAACTTTGTACCTCCGAGCAACAAAATGTGCCATAAAGTCAGAAGCGTGTCATTGAAGAGAACAACGTCTACTTTCTATACCGTGCGTTTCAGTCTCTCGAACTGAGTTTCAAAATGTTGCATCTCTTAGTGACAAAATATCTATGGTGAAACCACCAAACCACATATTTCGGCTTGCAGCATTGCAGCCTTTCTGTTAcactatatttttttaaatctataactataccttgaaatttccgtgatttttcttctctgtgcaagataaattctgaggaaacttcAAGAAGTATagtgttgattttttctttgtaaaaaattaaacaggagTGGAGACTTTTAAACAcgactgcaaaaaaaaagaagaagatggcATCCTCACTGTAAATCCTAGCCGTCAAACACGACGATGTGTTTACTTTATAGTCCGGTGCAACTATTCTTTCTCAATGTTGCTAACACGAGGATATGAAGGCACTCTTGTATACTTTTTTCATCCTAGCGTTAGCCCGATCACTTattatccaaaaaatgtcaaatttagAAGTCGAATTTCGTGTTAGTGTTTGAAAAGCACATACCCTTGGACACCAGAAAGCTTGAACCCACGCTTAAAACAAAACTCGGAGCAGCGCTGTGGAGTGAGCTCTTTAAAACTTTGCTGCAAATCCGGAAATGGGTTTTCAGCGAAGCAGCCGACGTAAAATCCCTTTGGAACAGATCCGATCCCTGTAGAGCAAAATTCAGATGGAGCCATCATCAAATAGTTTTGTAACACAGACATCGACAGTGAAAATGCAAAAGTGTGACAAAGTAGCGGTAGGGagttcactggtaaaaaaaacacctCTTGGTTCGAGAGTGCAGTTTcctgtcgccggatttaagagtctggactcttgtttcaatgcaaaatccgcttgaatcaatgcaaaatccgcttgaaacaagagttcaagacttaaatccggcgacaagaaactgcactcttaagtcaatgcaatgcggcattggtccaagaggtttttttaccagtgttgatAGAAAGTCTGCAACTCCGCAATCCGAGCGATTCGCATTTCcccagtttcaccatcgatatgcaacAGAGCTGATAACCAGTTAGTCGAAAAAGAGTCCTGATAGATTATGAATACCCATTTGAATCGTAGTTTATCATGAAATCAATACAGTTTTAGTCTgttttcaccggaaaaaaatatCTTGGATTCAGAGCCCAGGCTCTTaataaatttgacaagaaacaaatactcttggttcaatcggatttttgcttgaaacaaaaagaaatcctcttaaattaagctgctttgcttttgattcaagcaaaagctcgattaaatcaagagtactttttgtaaaatgttttaagagtcttgactgtGTATCCATCAGGAGACTTTTTTTCGgtatttaaaaatgtattaaaaacaTTAAACCTTCATATGTTTCTCGCCTCGGAAGGAATTTGGTTATAAATACAATAGGTATCAAGATCCTAGAACCCACCTGGGACGCGAGTTTGGTAAATGCTCAACTTATTTTTATCCCCGCATTTCTGATTGTTGCTACCACTGCACGGCAAGGAACATTCTTGATCAGGTCGCTTTACCGCAAGTGGAGGTCTGTTGTGCCCGCAGAAACACTCTGTGCTGCAAAAAACAGGGCAAAACACAATAGGATCAAGCATTTCAACAGCCCTGTCCCGTTGGAAATaagtatgattatttttcagtttcaaaatggAATATTTTAGAACGTGGCACCTTTGAGAAACATGGGAAGCTGTCAGGAGGATCAGCTCAGGTTTCGAAGAATCTAGTGTTGTTACTTGAATCATATTACTCTATAATATGAAATCATGAGAGTaatgcgtaacgcataacgcctgagacGCCAAGAGTCGGACTGCGAGGTggccagggggcgtaccccGTACCCCTTAGAAGAAAATCGTGGGTTGTTCCGAATGCTGAATGCTGCATTCATTACATTGGCAAACATGAAAAAAAGGATACGAATTCGTTCTGATAGCTGAACTTTACTGATTTTGGGTCGCTAAAGTCCAAAAACAACACCGGCTTCCCCCTATCTCGTCGCCTGCTAAAAATGCATTTCTggaaaaatgcgattttctggaaaattggtaCCTACAGAATGGAGATaactaaaaaaaagtttccagCAACAAAAAGTTAGTATATAGCGTCCCATCAGAAAGTGAGGGGGAAAACGTACCATCCGCCGGGACGAAAAAAATCGGATcgtattcttatggattttaattgttttaaatcaTACTGAGCTCCTGTCCTCGCGTAGAACGGTAGTAGTTATGtacatgcacatttttccgTAGATACTTCCTCTTCTTGATTTCCCTTTcattctccttttttcctctcatcttgagtcttttttcttatttttttttttatcctttggGAAGAACGCTGCTCTTTCAAATCCGCCATTAGTCtaaatgaattacattttgcaacaaggaaccaccaCATTTGGCTCTTCCGTAaaatcacctttctgcatagggaaaccaatgacacttgtgttgtttctaaaatgagtcagaaataatggttccttattgcaaaatctgGTCCAAATACTCTACCTGTAGTGAAGACCTGCAAAAGGGTAGCCACCTTTGGAGCATAGATCTGAGCAAAAGGTAGGTGACATCGTCGGGGAAGCCTCCTTAAAGTCTCCTAACAATCTATCATTTTCCTGATCAGAATAGCAGCCTAGATAGGCCACGAGTTCCTCGGGCTCATCTGGAATCAGCGATTTAATTTGATTCGATTAGTCTATTGGAGGCATGGCGAGCATTTTCATGACTCCGCTGagtatattaaagaaaaataaattgatagtATGAGGAAAATCGTCTTTTGTCGTGAATAATTACCTAAAACATAATATGAACCCATGATAAAATTTcacgactgaaaatttgacaagcgGGCCGAATGACTGTGAATCGATGTAGGAAACTTGACATATTTTTCTTGgatcattacaattttttttttttctttctttttttttaatatatctTTGAATCTCAGTaaaacaaacaagaaaactGGTGAATTTACCGCCCAAAAGAGGAGTTTTGTAAACTTGCAAGCGCCAGTGTCCACCACATTCTTCTGCCGGAGCTCCCTCACAAATGACATTGCATTCTGTGTCTGGTCTAGATTTCACTTCGGCTGGCTGCCAGACGCCGCAGAAACATTCATACCTGGAAAATGGAGGCTCAAagtcaaataattgaaattccCATCGTAGCCGAGGTACATAGAAGACAAACAAATGTGAATCaaaagcaattttattttttcatgtcaccAATGAGTGTCttatttcaagttgaaaaaacacaaaattccaGGTCGAACTGTTCggtgtttttgagaaaaaagtgtcatgtaCAGGGCtgaattaagggggtggccacatgggccgtggcccatggcggcaaaattagagggcggcaaattttgcaatttttttaaatgcagatatacaaaaaaatcggattcagaataaaataacaaacaagaaaaggtgacaaaatctctcatttcctggagagttcattaatttctaattttttcgtatttcggtgatacaaaagactgcgcacctttaattagttgagttaagagagaaaccaaacacgtaatttggcctggagcggcgcggcgcaaagagaaatgatgacgatgaggacttgagatgaaaaggagaagccctcgacgcggcgcggcggtcggcatgtaacacgtattagcgcctacgagactgcatgaatacttcacgcattgcgtcaaacacagcacggtcaacagcggtcggcgcggcgtgaaacgcacagtgcctacaagactacatgaatacttcacgcattgcgccaaacacagtgtggtcagcgcggcacggcggcggaagttaaaattattaaaccacagttatgtttgttctttcttaattttttagttcatttcttacgaatgaaaggccttgtccccacagagacaggtttacggaactgaaatttcgcgcgaagttccgtgaacttttgctagtagtgttgacagggcttacgcaaaaaatgtgtccaacacgaatgaacgcgtcttatgcacccttctccctccggcacgttcacttgatggtttttattgatgtttcaaaataaatgagaagagggcggcaaaatacaggcggtccatgggcggcaagtaggtaaatccggccatggtcGTGTATAGCCCAtcatctcttcaaaaaaatctggagaactgatttctgaaatctctgtgtaattttttcttgttttcgagatattttcgatgaaaaatgagcCCCGTGATATTTTCCATAAAGGCTCCAGAAAGTGGGAACCAGGCAGATCAACCAATCAGACACGACTCGTAAAAGTAAGTGGCACCACTCGGCCCGCAATTCAAATTGCTGCTCTCGTTTCCTCTTTGTCCTGCTCCCTCAAATTGTGTCCCTATTCGATTTTACTTACCCTGCTTGAAGTCCAGCGAAATTGAAACCCATCTGGTAGCAAATATTCATACAGATCCCGGGAGAGCTCACACCTCGCAATGCAGTCCTAAAGTCTGGCAATGCCCGCAGTCTTCGATCATTTTCGCCATTTGGGCCGTCTTTGTAGCACGCTATTTGTTTCCCAGTAGCCGGCGCGTCTGAAATTGTAAATTTCAGCTCAACTTTTAGTATAAAACTTCATTGTCAACGATGCATGAAAGAGTCAGAGTTTTATTTCTAACAAGCTGAACgaaattgtgtatttttcaCCTCTCATTTACGATTAGAAGtttagaggcttggttattTTTGCATGGTTATCCTTGTGGCCCCTCCTTCAGTATATAAAAATTTTGCAGGATCACAAGAATAACATGATTCCTTTGAGAGCCGTCCAAAAGTTACGTCAAATAAGCACGGGAGTATACActatatttaaaaaagagaaatggaGGTACAGGGGTGCCTAAAAGGTGCCTGATGAAGGTCTCCTCAGCTTCACCTCGAAAGGAGGGAAACCGTGCTCCTACCTCCTGGGTGACCGCTGGTGGGTGGTGTTGGTGTATACATGCATACCTGTTAGTCCGGTTGCATAAACGCTTAAGTAACTGAGGACAGGAAGGGGCGAGCCACCACATTTCTTCGAGCTGTCACCCTCGCAATTCGTTGTACACTCTTTACTGTCCACCTTCTTCGTCAAGTCAAGTTTTTTGCTTGAGCAGAAACAATGTGCCCTGAAACACACAATATGATCAgtaacatggagaaaaaaaggatcGTTTCTCTTGCAATGCTCATGGTGGACTCTACGTCCAACGAACCTCTCTCTTAGtgattaaaatgcaattttttttataacaatGATTTTAACCCCAGTTGCAATGCAGTCTTTATATGAAGTCTGTCATCAAGACGAAGCATTGTTACCAGAATTGAGCAATTTGTACCACGATCGACTCCGCTACCGAAATAATAGACAGACTGTTGGAAGAAAATAGCGAGGCAAATTTCGATTGCTTAGCAATACCTCCCCCCTTTCCTCTTTCCATGCCttctttatcattttttcttttttttccaatgactCTTTGAAATATCAATACAGAGTTCTTTACCAAATTTGAAGCTTTTGGCACTCACCCTTGAAGACCGGAAAGTTTAAATCCTTTCTTAAAGCAAAACTCCGCACAAACTTTTGGGGTCAAATCGTTAAATTCTTGTTTCATCTCCGGTAGAAGTCTTTGAGCTGTTTTTGCCGTGTTTTCTGAGAAACAGCCGAGATAAAACTCGCTTGGTAAAGCTCCAATCCCTGAAACAATATTTTCCATaagtgaaattcaaaattttagttcttTTATCAGACTTTTCTTTCGTCAAACTAGACGAAAATCCTTTTACCACTAGGTACAGCCCATAATTAGAGACATAAGGCATGGAATTAAAGCTCATCTTTGGACTTATTAGTCCCGGTAAAAGTCAATATAGTAAAATAATAGGAATGAGAGAGATGGGaggcagaaaaaaaaacaaagcgaGAAAGTTTATGTAGATAGTTTAGtttcaaaaccacgtatctccatcgcaaagtttcaatatttccgcgcatactttattttttaaaaggaaaacaatttATCAGTGTGATTTACGCGTTTTCTCCGATTTGGCTTTACCATTTTACGGTCATCTTATGaggaaagaaaatcaaaatcttgatttgtgttccctctaaaaaatgatGAACGCGCGCAGATTTAAAATGTTACCATCGATATACGAGCCTGTTGCTTTATACGTAGTCTGGTCGCTGATACATTGAATCCTACAGTTTCACTGAAAAATCTAGCAAACATTCCTTTATTTATACAATAATTTTGAACAATTATACTGACGTGTGAATTTTTGAATGGAGGGAGAAGATTTTGACCGCCTAATAT contains:
- the LOC109031494 gene encoding uncharacterized protein, yielding MWNSVLALVAFLSVCIPGDAWRVTLHADPNFKGHAAEVTSEGCSNIPGDINDLSSSISVHGNCVRVYEHGLCQGEMRELFPGSAGHHDLNILNFDNTLSSIGPCPKGFKVDGLLSLVHSGAI